The Halanaerobium praevalens DSM 2228 genome contains a region encoding:
- a CDS encoding NADH-dependent [FeFe] hydrogenase, group A6 — MNKVKLTIDKQTIEVEEDSTVLDAAKEVGIDIPTLCYHPDLSLHGACRVCVVEDEESGNLLASCATPVRDGMEINTRSMKARKARRRNVELLLANHPNDCLGCDRNNHCELQDITYNLGIKSEEVAKFAGAKRELELDTTGPALKRDPNKCILCGRCVRICEEVQGVSALQFTERGFDSIVTTAFDLPQAEINCANCGQCATVCPVGAITEINEIDKVWAALEDDDRHVIVQTAPSIQATLGEEFGMETGTIVTGKMVAALKRMGFDKVFSTDFAADLTILEEGSEFLKKLNGEGELPHITSCCPGWVKFAEHNFPDLLKHLSSAKSPMQMFSALGKTYYPDQTGVDPEKIYTVAVMPCTAKKFEKDREEINGSDFKDTDAVLTTREFARMIKEMGINFNKLPEEDFDALMGKSTGAGTIFGTTGGVAEAAVRTVKEKLTGEPLERLDLGFRGINKAEVRIGDRLIKVGIANGLGNASKILEQVRKGESDLDFIEVMACPHGCVGGGGQPRPATNEKKEKRGSGLSNIDDSSKIRKSHENPQIIKLYEEFLGEPLGGESHHLLHTKYKARPKN, encoded by the coding sequence ATGAATAAAGTTAAATTAACTATAGATAAACAAACTATTGAAGTTGAAGAAGATAGTACAGTTTTAGATGCAGCTAAAGAAGTTGGAATTGATATTCCTACTTTATGTTATCATCCAGATTTAAGTTTACATGGTGCTTGTAGGGTTTGTGTAGTTGAAGATGAAGAAAGTGGTAATTTACTTGCTTCATGTGCAACACCTGTTAGAGATGGGATGGAAATTAATACTAGAAGTATGAAAGCTAGAAAAGCTAGGCGAAGAAATGTAGAACTCTTATTAGCAAATCACCCAAATGATTGTTTAGGTTGTGATCGAAATAACCACTGTGAACTTCAGGATATAACCTATAATTTAGGTATTAAATCAGAAGAAGTAGCCAAGTTTGCTGGTGCTAAAAGAGAATTAGAACTAGATACAACAGGACCTGCTTTAAAAAGAGATCCTAATAAATGTATTTTATGTGGTCGTTGTGTAAGAATTTGTGAAGAAGTACAGGGAGTTTCTGCTCTTCAATTTACTGAGCGTGGTTTTGATTCAATTGTAACTACTGCTTTTGATCTACCTCAAGCTGAAATTAATTGTGCAAATTGTGGCCAGTGTGCAACAGTTTGTCCAGTTGGAGCAATTACAGAAATTAATGAAATAGATAAAGTTTGGGCTGCCTTAGAAGATGATGATCGACATGTTATAGTTCAGACAGCTCCTTCTATTCAGGCAACTTTGGGAGAAGAATTTGGAATGGAAACTGGCACAATAGTTACAGGTAAAATGGTTGCAGCTCTTAAAAGAATGGGTTTTGATAAAGTATTTTCAACTGATTTTGCAGCTGATTTAACTATTTTAGAAGAAGGTAGTGAATTTTTAAAGAAATTAAATGGTGAAGGTGAACTTCCTCATATAACTTCTTGTTGTCCTGGTTGGGTTAAATTTGCTGAGCATAATTTTCCAGATTTATTAAAACATTTATCTTCAGCTAAATCACCAATGCAGATGTTTTCAGCTCTAGGTAAAACTTATTATCCAGATCAAACTGGAGTTGATCCTGAAAAGATTTATACAGTAGCGGTGATGCCTTGTACAGCCAAAAAATTTGAAAAAGATAGAGAAGAAATTAATGGTTCAGATTTTAAAGATACAGATGCAGTTTTAACTACCAGAGAATTTGCTAGAATGATCAAAGAAATGGGAATTAATTTCAATAAACTGCCAGAAGAAGATTTTGATGCTTTAATGGGGAAATCAACTGGTGCTGGAACAATTTTTGGAACTACAGGTGGAGTTGCAGAAGCAGCAGTTAGAACTGTTAAAGAAAAATTAACTGGAGAACCTTTAGAAAGATTAGATTTAGGTTTTAGAGGCATCAATAAAGCTGAAGTAAGAATTGGAGATCGTTTGATTAAAGTTGGAATTGCAAATGGTCTAGGTAATGCTTCTAAAATACTGGAGCAAGTAAGAAAAGGAGAAAGTGATTTAGATTTTATTGAAGTAATGGCTTGTCCTCACGGTTGTGTTGGTGGAGGTGGGCAGCCTCGTCCAGCTACAAATGAGAAAAAAGAAAAGAGAGGTTCTGGACTTTCAAATATTGATGATTCAAGTAAAATTAGAAAATCACATGAAAATCCTCAAATTATAAAATTATACGAAGAGTTTTTAGGTGAACCTTTAGGTGGAGAATCACATCATTTATTACACACTAAATATAAGGCAAGACCTAAGAATTAG
- a CDS encoding PRD domain-containing protein, whose protein sequence is MVTAGKYIIKQIFNNNVILAIEAETEKELIFIGKGIGFSRRKNDQFLKSEINFEKEFAPIEGAKRKNYIKLLEEVDSRVIGITEEIIAMVSDNLNENLDPHIRIGLADHIAFSLKRIQAGIEVLNPFLAETRTLYSQEYKLAEKAVQMISERFELEIPESEIGFITLHIHGARNERGISKTLKNTSLIQELVNKVESELGQKLAYESLNYARLVNHLRFALERIETEADNPNPLLSNIKENFKESFALAKKLAQIIENKFDYHVPDSEKGYLALHLHRLKRDL, encoded by the coding sequence ATGGTTACAGCTGGAAAATATATTATCAAACAGATATTTAACAATAACGTTATTTTAGCAATAGAGGCTGAAACTGAAAAAGAATTAATATTCATTGGTAAGGGTATTGGTTTTTCTAGGAGAAAAAATGATCAATTTTTAAAATCTGAAATTAATTTTGAAAAAGAGTTCGCTCCAATTGAAGGAGCCAAAAGAAAAAATTATATTAAGCTTTTAGAAGAAGTAGATAGCAGAGTAATTGGAATAACTGAAGAAATAATTGCAATGGTTAGTGATAATCTAAATGAAAATTTAGATCCGCATATTAGAATTGGTCTTGCTGATCATATAGCTTTTTCTTTAAAAAGAATTCAAGCAGGAATAGAAGTTTTAAATCCATTTTTAGCAGAGACAAGAACACTTTATAGTCAAGAATATAAATTGGCAGAAAAAGCTGTTCAAATGATCTCTGAGCGTTTTGAACTTGAAATACCAGAGAGTGAGATTGGTTTTATTACTCTGCATATTCATGGGGCTAGAAATGAGCGGGGAATTTCTAAAACTTTAAAAAATACCTCTCTTATTCAGGAGCTTGTTAACAAAGTTGAGTCTGAGCTTGGCCAAAAACTTGCCTATGAAAGTTTAAACTATGCTCGTTTAGTTAATCATCTTCGTTTTGCTTTAGAGAGAATTGAAACTGAGGCTGATAATCCTAATCCATTGTTAAGCAATATAAAAGAAAATTTTAAAGAATCTTTTGCTTTAGCTAAAAAGCTGGCTCAAATCATAGAGAATAAATTCGATTATCATGTACCAGATTCCGAAAAAGGCTATTTAGCTTTGCATTTACATCGTTTAAAAAGAGATTTATAA
- a CDS encoding DRTGG domain-containing protein produces the protein MTVKELAEQFELEIVAGPNLEQEIDGVYIGDLLSNVMARAEKENLWLTVQGHQNVVAVALLVELAAVILVEDFDYEKNAIEKANAKGVNLLKTKHKSYDLACSLCENNI, from the coding sequence ATGACAGTTAAAGAATTAGCTGAGCAATTTGAGCTGGAAATTGTTGCTGGTCCAAATTTAGAACAAGAAATAGATGGAGTATATATTGGAGATCTTTTGAGCAATGTAATGGCAAGAGCAGAAAAAGAAAATTTGTGGTTAACTGTTCAGGGTCATCAAAATGTAGTAGCAGTAGCTTTATTGGTCGAGTTAGCAGCTGTGATTCTTGTTGAAGATTTTGATTATGAAAAAAATGCTATTGAAAAAGCAAATGCAAAAGGAGTTAATCTCCTTAAAACTAAGCATAAAAGTTATGATTTAGCCTGCTCTTTATGTGAGAATAATATTTAA
- a CDS encoding ATP-binding protein, translated as MRELSLHILDIIENSRRAEADLIKIVINEQPANNLLKIMIEDNGQGIDAQKLNSITDPFITSRTTRDVGLGLALFKAAAENCGGNLIINSELNKGTKVEAEFKYNHIDRAPLGDMTTTISNFLAANGDQVDIIYNHYFAKKSFEFDSQEVKSELEDLSIQSRQIIAWIREYIEEHLAQIRGGEAF; from the coding sequence ATGAGAGAATTATCTCTTCATATTTTAGATATTATTGAAAATTCTCGTCGGGCAGAGGCAGATTTAATTAAGATAGTTATTAACGAACAACCAGCTAATAACTTACTCAAAATTATGATTGAGGATAATGGTCAAGGTATAGATGCTCAGAAATTGAATTCAATTACTGATCCTTTTATTACTAGTAGAACAACTAGAGATGTTGGCTTAGGTTTAGCTTTATTTAAAGCAGCAGCAGAGAATTGTGGTGGTAATTTAATAATTAACTCTGAGCTGAATAAAGGAACTAAAGTTGAGGCTGAATTTAAATATAATCATATAGATCGAGCACCTTTAGGTGATATGACAACTACAATCAGTAATTTTCTGGCCGCTAATGGTGATCAAGTAGATATTATTTATAACCATTATTTTGCAAAAAAAAGTTTTGAATTTGATAGTCAAGAAGTTAAATCAGAATTAGAGGATCTTTCAATTCAATCAAGACAAATAATAGCTTGGATTCGAGAATATATTGAAGAACATTTAGCACAAATTCGTGGAGGTGAAGCGTTTTAA
- the nuoE gene encoding NADH-quinone oxidoreductase subunit NuoE, whose product MAEMTEEKLAEFLKPVAEILARYGKKERYLIPVLQEAQEEYGYLPEEVLKEIAIGLNLSLSQVYGVVTFYSQFHQEPRGNNIIRVCMGTACHVRGGEEILNAIKDELKIEAGQTTEDLEFTLESVACIGACGLAPVIMINDDTHGRLTPESIPEIISKYK is encoded by the coding sequence ATGGCTGAAATGACAGAAGAAAAATTAGCAGAATTTTTAAAACCAGTAGCTGAAATCTTAGCTCGTTATGGAAAAAAAGAAAGATATTTGATTCCTGTTTTACAGGAAGCACAAGAGGAATATGGATATTTGCCAGAAGAGGTATTAAAGGAAATAGCAATTGGTTTGAATTTATCTTTAAGTCAGGTTTATGGAGTTGTAACTTTTTATAGTCAATTCCACCAAGAGCCCCGTGGGAATAATATTATCAGAGTTTGTATGGGAACGGCTTGTCATGTTAGAGGTGGAGAAGAAATCTTAAATGCAATTAAAGATGAACTTAAAATTGAAGCTGGTCAAACAACAGAAGATTTAGAATTCACTTTAGAATCTGTAGCTTGTATAGGAGCTTGTGGCTTAGCACCAGTTATTATGATCAATGATGATACACATGGCCGACTGACTCCTGAAAGCATCCCTGAGATCATTTCTAAATATAAATAA
- a CDS encoding (2Fe-2S) ferredoxin domain-containing protein: MKSLAELKELRNKVQKEMKKRDQGTRAEIIVGMGTCGIAAGAREILKAVLAEVEKRDLDVRVTQTGCIGMCEKEPLMDVKLPGKERITYGNLNPADVQKIITEHLVNGQVVSDLVIARHESKHK; encoded by the coding sequence ATGAAATCTTTAGCAGAATTAAAAGAGTTAAGAAATAAAGTTCAAAAAGAAATGAAAAAACGTGATCAAGGAACTAGAGCTGAAATTATAGTTGGGATGGGAACCTGTGGAATTGCAGCAGGAGCTAGAGAAATTTTAAAAGCAGTTTTAGCAGAAGTAGAAAAACGAGATTTAGATGTTAGAGTAACTCAAACTGGATGTATTGGAATGTGTGAAAAAGAACCACTAATGGATGTTAAATTGCCAGGCAAGGAAAGAATTACTTATGGTAATCTTAATCCAGCTGATGTTCAAAAAATAATAACTGAGCATTTAGTTAATGGCCAAGTAGTTTCTGATTTAGTAATTGCAAGACATGAATCAAAACATAAATAA
- the nuoF gene encoding NADH-quinone oxidoreductase subunit NuoF translates to MKDSIYRSHVLICTGTGCVSSGAKTLEESLEEELAAKDLSGEIKIVETGCHGFCEKGPIMIVYPEGVFYCEVQAEDVPEIVEEHLLKGRTVERLLFKEPMTDEQIPSYQDIDFYKKQQRIALANCGQIDPEAIDEYIALGGYEAAGKVLTEMDAQEVVDTVKDSGLRGRGGGGFPTGLKWQFAKNSDGDKKYVICNADEGDPGAFMDRSILEGDPHRVIEGMLIAAYGIGADEGYVYARAEYPLAIKRLEKAIKDAEEYGLLGKNIFSSNFDFKLHIKKGAGAFVCGEETALMNSIEGKRGMPIPRPPYPAKKGLWGKPTNINNVETYANIPFIINEGAAEFSKIGTEGSSGTKVFALTGKINNTGLVEVPMGTTLKEVIYEIGGGLNKGKKFKAVQTGGPSGGCLPEDYLDLPIDYDSLLDAGTMMGSGGMVVMDEDSCMVDVARFFLNFTQSESCGKCTPCREGTKRMLEILNRITEGEGKEGDIELLLELGDHIKSTSLCGLGQSAPNPVLSTIRYFRDEYEAHIKDQNCPAGVCDELTSDYYIIDEEACIGCSKCSKVCPVDAISGEIKNPFKIDPDVCIACGACEPECPVDAIAQA, encoded by the coding sequence ATGAAAGATTCTATTTATCGTTCCCATGTTTTAATCTGTACAGGAACCGGATGTGTATCATCTGGAGCTAAGACTTTAGAAGAATCACTTGAAGAAGAGTTAGCAGCAAAAGATTTGAGTGGAGAAATAAAAATTGTAGAAACTGGTTGTCATGGTTTTTGTGAAAAGGGACCAATTATGATTGTTTATCCTGAAGGTGTATTTTACTGTGAAGTTCAGGCAGAAGATGTTCCTGAAATAGTTGAAGAACATCTTTTAAAAGGGAGAACAGTCGAAAGATTACTTTTTAAAGAACCTATGACAGATGAGCAAATTCCATCTTATCAAGATATTGATTTTTATAAAAAACAGCAAAGAATTGCTTTAGCTAACTGTGGTCAAATTGATCCAGAAGCTATAGATGAATATATAGCTTTAGGTGGTTATGAAGCAGCTGGTAAAGTCTTAACTGAAATGGATGCACAAGAGGTTGTAGATACTGTTAAAGATTCAGGTCTTCGCGGCCGTGGTGGTGGAGGTTTTCCAACAGGTCTCAAATGGCAATTTGCTAAAAACTCTGATGGAGATAAAAAGTATGTAATCTGTAATGCAGATGAAGGGGATCCAGGAGCTTTTATGGATCGAAGTATTTTAGAAGGAGATCCTCACCGAGTAATAGAAGGAATGTTAATTGCAGCTTATGGAATTGGAGCAGATGAGGGCTATGTTTATGCTAGAGCAGAATATCCTTTGGCAATTAAGCGTTTAGAAAAAGCAATTAAAGATGCAGAAGAGTATGGTCTATTGGGTAAAAATATTTTTAGTAGTAATTTTGATTTTAAATTACACATTAAAAAAGGTGCAGGTGCTTTTGTTTGTGGTGAAGAAACTGCTTTAATGAATTCTATTGAAGGAAAAAGGGGAATGCCTATTCCTAGACCACCTTATCCTGCTAAAAAAGGACTTTGGGGTAAACCTACTAATATCAATAATGTAGAAACTTATGCTAATATTCCTTTTATTATTAATGAAGGAGCAGCTGAATTTTCTAAAATTGGAACAGAAGGTAGTTCAGGAACTAAAGTTTTTGCTTTAACTGGTAAAATTAATAATACTGGTTTAGTAGAAGTACCAATGGGTACAACTTTAAAAGAGGTTATTTACGAGATTGGCGGCGGCTTAAATAAGGGTAAAAAGTTTAAAGCTGTTCAAACTGGTGGTCCTTCAGGTGGATGTTTACCAGAGGATTATCTAGATTTACCAATTGATTATGATTCTTTACTTGATGCTGGAACAATGATGGGTTCTGGTGGTATGGTGGTAATGGATGAGGATTCTTGTATGGTTGATGTAGCAAGATTTTTCCTTAACTTTACTCAAAGTGAATCATGTGGTAAATGTACTCCTTGTCGTGAAGGAACAAAGAGAATGTTAGAAATTTTAAACAGAATTACTGAAGGTGAAGGAAAAGAAGGAGATATTGAGCTTTTATTAGAATTAGGAGACCATATTAAGAGCACTTCTTTATGTGGTTTAGGTCAATCAGCCCCAAATCCTGTTTTAAGTACAATTCGATATTTCAGAGATGAATATGAAGCACACATTAAAGATCAAAATTGTCCAGCAGGTGTTTGTGATGAGCTAACAAGTGATTATTATATTATCGATGAAGAAGCTTGTATTGGCTGCAGTAAATGTTCTAAAGTATGTCCTGTAGATGCTATAAGTGGAGAAATTAAAAATCCATTTAAAATAGATCCCGATGTTTGTATTGCTTGTGGAGCATGTGAGCCAGAATGTCCTGTAGATGCAATAGCACAGGCTTAA
- a CDS encoding PTS transporter subunit EIIC, which translates to MKGFKKLQKVGKALMTPVSVLPAAGILVAIGRLLQEQNGLVYDVGNVMFNSGISIFEHLPLIFAIGVAIGFAGDAVAALAAGVGFTVYAKVLEVMASIINISEKTGGSVESINTGVFGGIIVGIIAAQMYKKFHQTELPPYLGFFAGKRLVPIVTATCSVFAGVALSFIWPPIQVQINEFARFAMNSAIGPALYAAGKRALIPVGLHHVYYPPFLYEFGRFTTEAGQVLRGETARFFAGDPSAGRFMAAEFPIMLFALPAACLAMYLRAKNKVKVAGMLTTAAITSFLTGITEPIEFSFIFVAPPLYLFHVIGAFISGLLTNFFNVRIGYTFSASAIDYVLSLSNLGNPMMFWFVVGPIMAVLYFTVFYFAIPLFNFETPGRESESDDPEKEAVVDKNQRVENILAALGGSENLESVDACITRLRLEVVDNSKIEEQKLKKYGASGVMKSGSSVQVVFGPESDALKDKIKKIMD; encoded by the coding sequence ATGAAAGGTTTTAAAAAGTTACAAAAAGTTGGAAAGGCTTTAATGACCCCAGTTTCTGTTTTGCCAGCTGCTGGTATTTTAGTAGCAATTGGAAGATTACTGCAAGAACAGAATGGATTAGTTTATGATGTAGGTAATGTAATGTTTAATAGTGGTATTTCTATTTTTGAGCACTTACCATTAATCTTTGCTATTGGAGTAGCTATTGGTTTTGCTGGAGATGCAGTGGCAGCTTTGGCAGCTGGAGTTGGTTTTACAGTTTATGCTAAAGTTTTAGAAGTAATGGCTTCTATAATTAATATTTCTGAAAAGACAGGTGGTAGTGTTGAATCAATTAACACAGGTGTTTTTGGTGGTATTATAGTTGGTATAATAGCTGCACAAATGTATAAAAAATTTCATCAGACAGAATTACCCCCTTATTTAGGTTTTTTTGCGGGTAAAAGATTAGTACCAATTGTAACAGCTACTTGTTCTGTTTTTGCAGGAGTTGCTCTTTCTTTTATTTGGCCACCAATCCAAGTTCAAATTAATGAATTTGCTCGTTTTGCAATGAATTCTGCTATTGGTCCTGCTTTATATGCAGCCGGGAAAAGAGCTTTAATTCCTGTTGGCTTACACCATGTTTATTATCCACCATTTTTATATGAATTTGGTAGATTTACAACTGAAGCTGGTCAAGTTTTAAGAGGAGAAACTGCTAGATTTTTTGCTGGTGATCCAAGTGCTGGACGCTTTATGGCAGCAGAATTTCCAATTATGTTATTTGCTTTACCTGCAGCTTGTTTAGCAATGTATTTGAGAGCTAAAAATAAAGTTAAAGTAGCAGGTATGTTAACTACAGCTGCTATTACTTCATTTTTAACTGGAATTACAGAACCAATTGAATTTTCATTTATATTTGTAGCACCACCACTTTATTTGTTTCATGTAATTGGTGCTTTTATTTCTGGACTTTTAACTAATTTCTTTAATGTTAGAATAGGTTATACTTTTTCAGCTAGTGCTATTGATTATGTTTTAAGTCTTTCTAACCTTGGTAATCCAATGATGTTTTGGTTTGTTGTTGGTCCTATAATGGCAGTACTTTACTTTACTGTTTTTTATTTTGCTATTCCTTTATTTAATTTCGAAACTCCAGGTAGAGAATCTGAATCTGATGATCCCGAAAAAGAGGCTGTAGTTGATAAAAATCAGCGAGTAGAAAATATTCTTGCTGCTTTAGGAGGAAGTGAAAACTTAGAAAGTGTTGATGCTTGTATAACTCGATTAAGGTTAGAAGTAGTAGATAATTCTAAGATTGAAGAACAGAAGTTGAAAAAATATGGTGCTTCTGGAGTTATGAAATCAGGAAGTAGTGTTCAAGTAGTTTTTGGACCTGAATCAGATGCTTTAAAAGATAAAATAAAGAAAATAATGGATTAA
- a CDS encoding PHP domain-containing protein, which yields MQKLKADLHLHSVLSPCGDLLMTPAQIIKKAKAKRIDVLALTDHNSAENAEVFKYYCEKYNLKFIPAMETETKEEIHILCYFPNLKKLFKWQEIVYSCLPEQENDEDFFGPQIKCDLSDDYQSKIKKLLAGAISLSLEQCFKKVKALDGIVVPSHLDRKHSIISQLGFIPPELDLVTAEISKNTSTQKLINEFPDLKQLQFMQNSDSHYLKEIKAYQNLIVKEFSFLEFKKAVFKKDKRKIELIVD from the coding sequence ATGCAAAAATTAAAAGCTGATCTTCATCTTCATTCTGTTTTGTCACCTTGTGGAGATTTATTAATGACTCCAGCTCAAATAATAAAAAAGGCAAAAGCAAAAAGAATAGATGTTTTAGCTTTAACAGATCATAATAGTGCTGAAAATGCAGAAGTGTTTAAATATTATTGTGAAAAGTATAATTTAAAATTTATCCCAGCTATGGAAACTGAAACAAAAGAGGAAATTCATATTTTATGTTATTTCCCAAATTTGAAAAAACTTTTTAAATGGCAAGAAATTGTTTATAGTTGCTTACCAGAGCAGGAAAATGATGAAGATTTTTTTGGTCCGCAAATAAAGTGTGATTTAAGTGATGATTATCAATCAAAGATCAAAAAATTATTAGCTGGAGCTATTAGTTTGAGTTTAGAACAGTGTTTTAAAAAAGTTAAAGCATTAGATGGGATAGTTGTTCCTTCTCATTTAGATCGCAAACACAGTATTATTTCACAATTGGGTTTTATTCCACCAGAATTAGACTTAGTCACTGCTGAAATATCTAAAAATACTTCAACTCAAAAGCTAATAAATGAATTCCCTGACTTAAAGCAACTTCAATTTATGCAAAACTCTGATAGTCATTATTTAAAAGAAATAAAGGCATATCAAAATTTAATAGTTAAAGAATTTTCTTTTTTAGAATTTAAAAAAGCTGTGTTCAAAAAAGATAAAAGAAAAATTGAATTAATTGTAGACTAA